A section of the Synergistaceae bacterium genome encodes:
- a CDS encoding thioredoxin, which yields MVELTKENCDVEVKESALPVVVDFWGPSCGPCMALMPKFTEIAGKYDGKAKFCKVDTSQNKRVAINFKVMSLPTILFWKGGVEVARLGGADATPEKITAKIEEMIA from the coding sequence ATGGTGGAACTGACAAAGGAAAATTGCGATGTTGAAGTGAAGGAAAGCGCGTTGCCGGTGGTGGTGGATTTTTGGGGTCCCTCCTGTGGTCCCTGCATGGCCCTGATGCCCAAATTTACTGAAATTGCCGGAAAATATGACGGAAAGGCCAAGTTCTGCAAGGTCGATACGTCCCAGAACAAGCGTGTGGCCATCAACTTTAAAGTGATGAGCCTGCCGACGATTCTTTTCTGGAAGGGCGGAGTCGAGGTGGCGCGCCTTGGAGGCGCGGACGCGACTCCCGAAAAAATTACCGCGAAGATCGAAGAAATGATCGCCTGA
- a CDS encoding GrdX family protein, translating into MQKCVVVTNNPFLYRFVSSGRFIEGSALHVLLDVRDSLHRGGKLLTHPLCGNLRPYQQPYRSVLTEENPARDKSGFPIDLESISIIENAVLVYRSCEERLALPALLPETLREDYAFVDFELMRESLERYGQLLKPQKLSSVFGAA; encoded by the coding sequence ATGCAGAAATGTGTCGTCGTAACAAACAATCCGTTTTTATATCGGTTTGTTTCGTCGGGACGTTTTATAGAGGGATCGGCCTTGCATGTTCTGCTTGATGTCCGTGATTCCCTGCATCGCGGCGGTAAACTGCTGACACATCCTCTGTGCGGCAATCTTCGTCCTTATCAGCAACCGTATCGTTCCGTCCTGACAGAGGAAAATCCGGCTCGCGATAAATCCGGGTTTCCCATTGATCTCGAATCAATTTCCATCATCGAAAATGCTGTTCTTGTCTACCGAAGCTGCGAGGAACGTCTGGCTTTGCCGGCGTTGCTGCCGGAAACCCTGCGCGAGGATTACGCTTTTGTCGACTTCGAGCTGATGCGGGAAAGTCTTGAAAGATACGGCCAGTTGCTGAAACCTCAGAAACTGAGCTCCGTTTTTGGCGCGGCCTGA